A stretch of Malus sylvestris chromosome 11, drMalSylv7.2, whole genome shotgun sequence DNA encodes these proteins:
- the LOC126590341 gene encoding uncharacterized protein LOC126590341, protein MKTAPFFGFLGTAATLVFSCIGAAYGIAKSGVGKMKVKNEKQSWSTVSPSKVAYHFGTSELSVAATTAVTIPSMFSKLGCKCNLLVRKVLSLEWDGYFSILLKNEGPRFLYLGLTPALTRSILYGGLRLGLYEPSKYTCNWAFGSANLFAKIGSVGFGEAIVTALTNPVEVLKVRLQMNLNLSQMGDLHRIVAEKGVAALWKGVGPAMARAATLTASQLATYDETKRVKF, encoded by the exons ATGAAAACAGCGCCGTTCTTCGGCTTCCTCGGCACTGCTGCTACCCTTGTTTTCTCATGTATAGGAGCTGCCTATGGCATAGCAAAAAGTGGTGTTG GGAAGATGAAAGTAAAGAATGAGAAGCAGAGTTGGTCGACGGTGTCGCCGTCCAAGGTTGCCTATCATTTCGGCACCAGTGAACTTTCTGTTGCGGCGACTACAGCAGTGACTATCCCCTCGATGTTCTCAAAGTTAGGTTGCAAATGCAACTTATTGGTCAGAAAGGTCCTCTCATTGGAATGGGACGGTTATTTCTCCATACTTTTAAAAAATGAAGGACCGAGGTTTTTGTATCTGGGATTGACACCAGCATTGACAAGGTCTATTCTTTATGGGGGTCTCCGTTTAGGCTTGTATGAACCTTCAAAGTATACCTGCAATTGGGCTTTTGGATCCGCCAATCTTTTTGCTAAGATCGGGTCTGTAGGATTTGGTGAGGCAATTGTAACTGCGTTGACAAATCCAGTTGAGGTTTTGAAGGTGCGGTTACAGATGAATCTAAACTTGAGTCAAATGGGAGATCTGCATAGAATTGTTGCCGAAAAGGGAGTGGCAGCTCTTTGGAAGGGGGTTGGTCCTGCTATGGCCAGAGCTGCTACGTTAACTGCATCACAACTAGCAACATATGATGAAACCAAGCGGGTCAAGTTCTAA